The Cohaesibacter intestini genome segment GCATCCGACTTTTAATCGGACGGTCGAAGGTTCGAATCCTTCCGGGCATACCAATCTCCCTCATAATCGGGACTGTATGGTTCGCTCAAAAAGCGTCCTCGGTCTGGTTTTGAGTGAAAAGTGGTAAGTTTTCTGAAAGCTTCATGCTTTAGAAAACACGGAACAGGTGCCCGTAGCTCAGTTGGTAGAGCATCCGACTTTTAATCGGACGGTCGAAGGTTCGAATCCTTCCGGGCATACCATTTCCATTTCTTCTTCCTGAAATCCTATTGTGATTCCTTCCAGCTGCGGCTTTGTGTCCTGTATGGAGAGCCTCAAGCTGTGCCCAGCGTCGTGAAACAAGAGTTATTCACAGCGCTCCAGCCTGCATCCTCCAACGCAACATGTGACAATTTAATAACTTGAAATTGCACGATTGTGACGCACTTTTTGCGCCCTCTCTCCACCGCGCTGGATGAGGCAGTGACTTCAATTCCTTTAACATATTCGTGATTTTACTGATGAAGCGCAATTTTTGCGCTACATTATAGGGAAGACTTCGACCAATCCAAAAATTGACCGAAGCAATAACAGAGGAGACGCCACCACTTAGAAATCGGAGAATCATTATGAAACACGAAACCAGCAGCGGTTTCGCCGATTGGCAAACCGAACATTCAAAATCAGCGCAACAGGACAAACCTGCGCAAACCAAGATGGCAATGTGGGTCAGAGGCTTGTTCTTTGCCGCTCTCATGGCGGTTGGCACCATTGCCTATTCCACATCGTCCAAGGCAGACGATGCCAAGGCCGTCACAGCCAACGTGCCGGACGCACAGACAGAACCCGACATCGCCCCGTCCAACCTCTTGGTTTTGACGAAAGTGGATCGTGCGGCCATTCAGTTCGTCGTCAAAATGCACATTGCCAGCCTCAACCAGCAACGTGCCGACCTGTTTCACAAGACATTCACAAAGAAGACTCAGGCCGCCTTCAATTCCCCTGACGAAATGCTGATCTTCTTCTCAATCCGCTATTTGCCGGTCGTCTTTGCGGAAGATTTTCGTTTTTCAGACATTAGCCTTGATGGATCAGTCCCCATCCAGCATGGCTATCTGACTGACAGACGCGGCAAGCGCTGGCGGTTGTCCTATGGCCTGCAAAATCTTGGCGACAGCGACTGGCGGATCATTTCAAGCGCTATTGTCTTTGCCCCGGGCGATCCAGCCTAACGCCCATATCGACCTGTTGTGAGGGATATCAGATCCCTCACAAGGCCACCCTTTCAGAACGAACGGAAGCTTTCCTATCAAAGGGCAGGCAGATCGCCGCGTGCCCAGCCTTCCTTGACTTCGGCCTTGTGATCGGCAAAACGGCCCGCTTCAATGGCATCCCGCATGCCCTGCATCAGAGCCTGATAATAGGCCAGATTGTTCCAGGTCAGCAGCATTGAACCAAGCGCCTCGTTTGATTTGACGAGGTGATACAGATAGGCACGCGAATAGTCACGAGCGGCAGGGCAGTTGCTTTCCGGGTCAAGCGGACGATGGTCGTCCTTGTGACGGGCATTCTTCAAGTTGATCTTGCCAAAGCGCGTATAGGCCAACCCATGGCGTCCGGCACGGGTCGGCATCACACAATCAAACATGTCGACCCCACGGCTCACCGCTTCGATCAGATCGTCCGGCGTGCCAACGCCCATCAAATAACGTGGTTTATTCTCCGGCAAGATCGGACAGGTCAGCTCCAGCATGTCAAGCATCACATTTTGCGGCTCACCCACTGCCAAACCACCAATCGAATAACCTTTTAGATCCATCGCCTTGAGGGCCAAGGCCGACTCCTCACGCAGACGCGGCACGTCGCCCCCCTGCACAATGCCAAACATCGCCTGCCCCGGACGGTCACCAAATTGCACTTTGCAACGCTCGGCCCAACGCAGGGACAGCTGCATGGCTTTTTCGATTTCTTCTTCGCTCGCCGGAAGCTTGGTGCATTCATCCAGCTGCATCTGGATATCAGAGCCCAACAGACACTGGATTTCAATCGACCGCTCCGGCGTCATCATATATTTGGCGCCATCAATGTGGGATTTGAACTCGACACCCTTCTCGCTCATCTTGCGCAACTGAGCGAGTGACATCACCTGAAAGCCACCGGAATCCGTGAGGATCGGGTAAGGCCAGTTGGCAAATTTGTGCAAACCACCCAGCGCATCAATCCGTTCTGCACCGGGCCGCAACATCAAATGGTAGGTATTACCCAGAATGACGTCGGCCCCCAAGTCCCGTACCTGACCCGGATACATGAACTTCACGGTCGCAGCGGTGCCAACCGGCATGAAGGCTGGCGTGCGGATCGTGCCACGCGGCATGGAGACTTCACCCCGGCGTGCCTTGCCATCCTGCGCCAATAGCTTGAAGCTGAACTCCGTTGCGCGCGGATCTTGTAAAGGCTGGCCCAGCCCCATCCGGTCGGCGTCAATGGCAGGTGTGCTGTTCGGTGTCATGTCGGTCATTGTCTGGTCTTTCTTTCCCGGCGCAGGCAACCTCAAGGGCGCAGCAGCAACGAGGAATCCCCGTATGAATAGAAGCGATAGCCGTTCTTGATGGCATGCGCATAGGCTGACTGCATCCGTTCCTGTCCCATGATGGCAGAAACCAGCATGAACAGGGTGGATTTTGGCAGATGAAAATTGGTCATCAAGCCATCAATCGCCCGAAAGCGATAGCCCGGTGTGATAAAAATGGCGGTATCACCGCAGAAGGGCTGCACGACACCCGCCTCATCCGTCGCGCTCTCCAGAAGCCGCAGAGAGGTCGTACCGACCGCAATGATCCGATTGCCCCGCGCATGCACTTCGTTCAATCTGGCGGCCATCTCAGGGCTGATCTCGCCCCATTCCGCATGCATCACATGGTCTTCGGTATCATCCGCCTTGACCGGCAGGAAAGTCCCTGCCCCCACATGCAAAGTCACGAAGTGCCGTTCGATACCTTTGGCATCCAGCGCATCGAAAAGCCGGTCGGTGAAATGCAGCCCGGCGGTTGGTGCTGCAACCGCGCCCTCTTCTCGGGCATAGATGGTTTGATAGTCGGTCTTGTCGCGCTCATCCTCGGCGCGTTTCGACGCGATATAAGGCGGTAGCGGAATATGGCCCACCTCGGCGATCGCAGCATCAAGCGACGCCCCTTCGGCGTCAAACTGCAACACCACCTCGCCCGCATCCCCTTTCTCAAGGATGCGCGCGCTCAGATGGGAGCCAAACTCGATCCGATCACCAAGTTGGACCTTTTTAGCCGGCCGGGCAAAGGCACGCCAGGTTGCCAGATCTTCGCGTTTGTGCAGATTGAAATGGATGCCGGCGCGAATATCACCGCGCACCCGGGTTCCTGCCATTTCCGCCGGGATTACCTTGGTATCATTGAACACCAAAGCATCGCCGGGCTGCAGAAAGTCAGCCAGATCGAGCACCCGGTGAGTTTCGAAGGCACCGGATGGTGGCACAAGCAACAGCTTTGCCTCGTCGCGCGGATCATGCGGACGCAAGGCGATATTCTCGGCGGGAAGGTCAAAGTCGAAGAGGTCGACGCGCATGAATTGACTCAGTCATCGATGGGCGCATGGCTCATCAAGTGCTCCAGGCGCGATTTTGCAGAACAACACGGTATCCGTCCGGATCTTCAAAGGTGATCCCGACCTGATCCCAATAGTCATTGTTGGATGGGACGGCTTCATATCCTGCCTGCCGCATCATATCAACCCGTTTCTGCCATTCTTCGCGCTCAGGCAGGTAGAAAACCAGCAAAGCCTCATGATCCGGCGCCCGCGGCGCCGTCACACCATGCTCAATGGTGAATTCGAGATGATAAGGGGCATTGGGGTGACCGATGATCAGGCCATCAAAGCCGTTATGCCCCTCAAAGGAGCCAAGAAGAGCGAAGCCCAGACCCTCGCAATAAAAAGCTTTAATTGCTTCAAAATCGCAACAAGAACGAGCAACGCGCATTTTAGGAAAGTGAATGTCGTAACTCATGCAAGGTCCGGGCTTCGAGAACGGTCTTAGACGTCAGCAGCGACGCGCATGGAAACGATGCTGTCAGGATCCTGCACCGGCTCGCCACGCTTGATTTCGTCGATATTTTCCATGCCTTCGATCACATCACCCCAGTAGGTATACTGGTTGTCGAGCCAAGGGGCACGGTCAAAGCAGATGAAGAACTGGCTGTTGGCAGAATTCGGGTTCATCGCACGGGCCATCGAGCAGGAACCGCGCACATGCTCGGTGGTGGAGAATTCAGCTTTCAGGTCAGGCTTGTCAGAACCACCGGTACCGGTGCCATGAGGGCAGCCAACCTGAGCCATAAAGCCATCGATAACCCGGTGGAACACGATACCGTCATAGAATTTTTCGCGCGCCAGCTCTTTGAGGCGCTCGCAATGGGCCGGAGCAAGGTCCGTACGCAGGGCGATGACAACTTTGCCCTTGGTGGTTTCCATGATCAGGGTGTTTTCGGGATCTTTGATCTCTGCCACTTGTCTCTTCCTTTTCTAAGAGAGTAGGCCCCGCTCCATTCTGCGATGGATATCGGAGCTGTTTGCAAAGGCCTGTCTTGGCAACAGCCCTTACATATTGAATTGCTAGGATTATTCGGCGTCAGCTGCAACCTGCATCTTGACTATAACGTCGGGATTTGCAGGCGGTTCGCCCTTTTTCAGGCGATCAATGAATTCCATGCCTTCGGTCACTTCACCCCAGACCGTATATTGGCCATTGAGCCAGGACGCGCGATTGAACATGATGAAAAACTGGCTGTTGGCACTGTTCGGAGATGAGGAACGCGCCATGCCCACCACGCCGCGTTCAAACGGACGGGCATTGAACTCGGCCTTGAGATCCGGCAGATCCGAACCCCCGGTGCCATTGCCACGCGGGTCGCCAGTCTGGGCCATAAAGCCATCAATCACACGATGGAACTTCAACCCGTCATAAAAGCCTTTGCGGGCCAGTGTCTTGATCCGCTCCACATGATTGGGGGCAAGATCCGGCCGCATCTTGATGACAACACGGCCATGCACCGTGTCAAGATAGAGCATATTGTCCTTTTCGTCCGCGAAGGCAGTCTGCGATCCGCTCCAAACGAGAGTAGCCAGAAGACCAGCAGTCAGAAACAAGCGTCGGGTAAGGGTCATGTATTTTCCGTTCAGCTAGAGAGCTTTTTGTCAAAGGCCGCTTTAACGACATCGGGCACGAAGGGTGAAATGTCGCCCCCCATGACGGCAACCTGACGAATCAGACTGGCAGCAATATGGCGTACCGAGCTGCCTGATGGCAAATAAATGGTCTGCACTTCCGGCGCCAATGTTTCATTGATCCCCGCCAACTGCATTTCATAATCAAAATCGGTGCCGTCGCGCAACCCACGGATCATAATGGTCGCATCGGATCGTTTGGCGGCATTGATCACCAAATCATCAAACGTCACCACTTTCAGCTCGGTTTCCGTTTCTTCGGCAATCGGCGAGACCACCGCATGAATAAGGTCATGACGTTCCTCTGGCGTGAAAAACGGGGCCTTGCCATGATGCACCCCGATGGCCAGCACCAACTCATCAACCAGATGGCAGGCGCGATGGACAATATCGAGATGACCAAAGGTGATCGGATCAAAGGATCCGGGATAAAGGGCGACTTTCTTTGACATTGTCTGCTTCCATTGCATTGCGTGCCTGCCCTTTTCAAGACAGGAAATATACAACGCTGTCAATAGTGCAATACTCGAATTCAGGCTTGCCTTCCAAAACGAATAATGAGAGACATCCGTAAAAATGAATAGGAGATGAACACGATGCTCAGCCCTACTTCATATAGGTTTCGATAAAAGATTTTTTAACGTTGATTTCGTAATAATGCTGATAATTTGGGGATGTTGATATGGCTTCTATGGAAAAAACCAAATTCTTCGTGGCAACTGGCATCATGATTTGCGTGATGGGGCTTGGATTCATTGCATTGAGCGGCACGTCAGCCTTGTCTGATGGCTATGGCACTCCACTCGACATTTCGAGCTTGGGCTTCTTCGGTGAGTCGAACTCCGGCGCCTGCGTCGCCCAAAAAGGCACCAGCTCCTGCAGCAGCGAGCTCGCGCTGGTCAACTGAGCTCTTGAGAACACGCCATTTCTCTTAGCGATCATGCATAGCTCAGGCACCACGTGCCAGAGCGAAGTATCAGAGCATTTTCCATTTTCTTCGATACTCAGAACACAAGATTCTGTCCTGTGCAGTTGCCAGCCCATGCAATCTTGACCATCTGACCAATAAAAAAGGCCCGTCTTGCGGGCCTTCTTTTTTATCTTGTCGCACATAGTTTCCGTGGGAGATTAGCTTTCATCTCCAGATGGTTCGGCGTCTGGAGGCGTTGCACCACCCTCGGCGTCCCCATCCAGCTCATCAGCATCTTCCACCTCGTGATCTTCCTCGGAGATTTTCTCCACGGACACCACGCGCTCGCCTTCGCGGGTCTTGAACACTGTCACGCCCTGCGTCGAGCGCCCCGCAATACGAATACCATCGATTGGACAGCGGATCAGCTGACCACCATCGGTCACCAGCATGATCTGGTCGCTTTCCTCTGCCGGGAAGCTGGCAATCAGCGGGCCGTTGCGGTCATTCACGGCCATGGCAACAATGCCTTTGCCACCGCGACCCGAGGTCCGATATTCATAGGACGAGGTCCGCTTGCCAAAGCCATTCTCAGAAATGGTCAACACGAACTGCTCGGCTGCGTCCATGGCGGCATATTTGTCGCCAAGTTCAGCGCCGGCTACTGCAGTTGCTTCAAGCTCTGAGCCATCTTCGGTCTCTTCGCCAGTCAAGGCACGGCGCATCGCACTGGCCCGACGCAGATACTCACTGCGCTCATCCGGCGTAGCATCGAAGTGACGCAGGATCGACATGGAAATGACCTTATCATCCTCTTCGAGACGAATGCCGCGCACACCGGTTGAGCCACGGCTCTGGAAGATGCGCACATCCTCTACCGGGAAGCGAATGCACTGGCCATTGGCCGTCGTCAGCAACACATCATCATCTGCGTTGCAGGTCTCAACCCCGACAATGCCATCATCGGACCCTTCTTCAAACTTCATGGCAATCTTGCCATTGCGATTGACCAACTTGAAGTCAGACAGTTTGTTGCGGCGCACCGATCCGGAGATGGTGGCAAACATCAGATCGAGGGTTTCCCAGCTCTCCTCATCCTCAGGCAATGGCAGGATCGAGGTAATGCGTTCGCCCTGCTGCAACGGCAAAAGGTTGATCAGAGCCTTGCCTTTGCCTTGTGGAGCGGACAATGGCAGACGCCAGACCTTCATCTTGTAGGCAATGCCGCGCGAGGAGAAGAACAGCACCGGCGTGTGGGTATTGCCCACAAACAGCCGCGTGACAAAATCCTCATCCTTGGTCGCCATGCCAGAGCGTCCCTTACCACCACGGCGCTGGGCGCGATAGGTGGAGAGCGGCACACGCTTGATGTAACCGGCATGGGATACGGTCACCACCATTTCCTCACGCTGGATCAGGTCTTCATCGTCAAAGTCGGCGCCACCTTCGACAATCTCGGTGCGCCGTGGGGTGGCGAATTCTTCCTTCAGATCAAGCATTTCCTGCTTGACGATGGAATAGATCCGCTCACGCGAGCGCAGAATATCGAGATAGTCGGTGATTTTCTCACCCAGCGCATTCAGCTCATCGCCGACCTCGTCACGACCGATTGCCGTCAAACGGGCCAGACGCAATTCAAGAATGGCGCGGGCCTGTTCTTCTGACAGATAGTAAGTGCCGTCGTCATTGATCCGATGGCGCGGATCATCGATCAACAGGATCAAATCCGCCACATCCGTGGCCGGCCAGCGGCGTTCCATCAACTGGTTACGCGCGGTCGTTGGATCAGGCGCATTGCGAATGGTGCGAATGACTTCGTCAATATTGGCAACCGCGATCGCCAAGCCGACCAAAATGTGGGCGCGATCACGGGCTTTATTGAGCAGATATTTGGTCCGGCGGCTGACGACTTCTTCCCGGAACTGGTTGAAGGCATGCAGCACGTCACGCAAATTCATCAGTTCAGGCTTGCCACCATTCAGCGCCACCATGTTGGTGCCAAACGAAGTTTGCAACTGGCTGAAGCGATAAAGCTGATTGAGCACCACATCAGGCACCGCATCGCGCTTCAACTCGACCACAACCCGCATACCCAGACGGTCGGATTCATCGCGAATATCGGAAATACCCTCAATACGCTTGTCACGCACCGCCTCGGCGATCTTCTCGATCATCGTTGCCTTGTTCACCTGATACGGGATCTCGGTGACAATCAGCGCCATGCGATCCTTGCGGATCTCCTCGACATCAACCTTGCCGCGCATCATCACCGATCCGCGACCGGTATTGTAATAGCTGCGGATGCCTGCCCGGCCCAGAATGATGCCGCCGGTCGGGAAGTCCGGACCCGGTGCATATTCGAGCAACTCTTCAGCCGACAAAGCCGGATTGTCGATCAAGGCAATCGAGGCATCAATCACTTCACCCAGATTGTGCGGTGGAATGTTGGTCGCCATCCCGACAGCAATACCACCCGCCCCGTTGACCAGAAGGTTCGGGAAGCGGGCTGGCATCACACCAGGCTCTCTCTCGGATCCATCATAGTTATCGAGGAAGTCAACGGTATCCTTGTCAAGATCGCCGAGAATGGCCTCGGTGACCTTTTCCAGACGACATTCCGTATAACGCATTGCAGCCGCGCTATCGCCGTCAACAGAGCCAAAGTTGCCCTGCCCGTCGATCAGCGGCAAGCGCAGAGAGAAATTCTGCGTCATGCGCACGAGGGCTTCATAGATCGCGCTATCACCATGCGGGTGATACTTACCCATCACGTCACCGACCACACGGGCCGATTTGCGGTAGGGCTTGTTCCACTCGTAGCCATTCTCATGCATGGAATAAAGAATGCGTCGATGCACCGGCTTGAGGCCGTCGCGCACATCGGGCAAGGCACGGCTGACGATCACGCTCATGGCGTAATCGAGATAGCTGCGCTTCATTTCATCCGTGATGGAAGTGGGCTTGATATCGACGGTTAGTCCGTCGCCCGAATCGTTCATGTTTTTGTCTGTCAAAGGAGTGTCTCGAATCCCTGTCAAAAAGGTAGTTCTGTATAAACGATTTGCGCCGCCACATCAAAATTTTGCTCTTGCCCTGTTAGCAAATAGGCTGAACATTGTCGACTAGGGCCATTCCTGATATGCGAGTGGTTTCCATATGTTGTTGGCGGACCGTTTCCTCAGCGTTTCAGCCCTTGCCATCAGGCGCAAAAAAAATGCGGGAAAGTGAGACATGCTGCCATTTGATACATTGCTGAATGCCTTCGTTACCCTGTTCGTGACCATCGACCCGATCGGCCTTGCGCCAATCTTTCTGGCGGTCACCAGTGGCGCATCCAAGCAGGAACGTTTCAAGATCGGAACCCGCGCGGTGATTGTGGCCGCGGGCATCCTGTTGACTTTTGCCTTTGTCGGCCAGATCATCCTGTCAGTGCTTGGCATCTCTCTGCCCGCCTTCCGGATTGCCGGTGGCTTGCTGCTCTTTTTCATTGCCTTTGAAATGGTTTTCGAGAAACGCAAGGAGCGCAAATCAAAATCTGCTGAGGAAGCCTTGTCCGACGATGAAATGCACGACATTGCAGTTTTCCCATTGGCCATCCCGCTGATATCGGGCCCTGGTGCCATATCGGCGGTGCTGCTTCTGTCTTCCCAGTCCACCAACTGGGTCGAGATGACCTCCATTCTTGCCATCATTGCCAGCGTGCTTCTGCTGGTGTTGCTCACCTTTGCCATTGCAGGCTGGGTGGAAAAGGCCCTTGGTGACAGTGGCCGCAACATTCTGACCCGCCTGCTCGGAGTGCTGCTCTCGGCGCTGGCCATTCAGTTCATCGCCGACGGTGTCCGTGCCATGATCACCGGCTAACGCACAGCCCAACATGCCCGCCGAAAGGAGATGCTCCCAAAGGCAGGTGCACCAGGTACGTCCAATCTTGTCAAGCACCCGAGGCGGGCTTATCCTTCATTGCGGAGGACATGCGTATGAGTAACAAGACAGCCGAAGAGCTCGAGCTGAAAATCCAGATGGATGTCGGCGAGCTTCGTGCTCTGCAAGCAAAAGCCGAAGCGCGTGCGGGCGGCGACGCCCTTCCGGCCCAACGGCGGTTGCGCTCCATCTATTTCGATACAGCCGATCATGCCCTGCGGAAAGCAGGCATCGCGCTGCGGGTGCGCGATGATGATGGCTGCTGGATCCAGACCATCAAGGCCAAGACCAAGGTTCAGGGCGGTGTGTCGAACCCGCAGGAAAGCGAAACAGAGATTGCCGGACCCAAGCCGCAGCTGGACCAGATCCTCGACGGCAGCTTGCGTGCCAAGGTCCAAGACGCAACCAACGGCGCGCTGGTCTTGCCCATCTTCGAAACCGTTGTTGAGCGCACCAGCTTTGATTTGCACACGGCCAATGGTGGCTGCGTCGAGTTGGCCATCGATATGGGGCATGTCTTCAGCGACAAGGGCCTCCAACCCATCGGCGAAGCGGAACTGGAACTCAAATATGGAAATGTTGCCGACCTGCTCGATTTGGCCGGGGCGCTGTTCGAAGGTCAGCATTGTCGTCTGGCCAGTCGCAACAAAGCCACCCTTGGTTACGTCCTGATCGGAGCGGAGAGCGCCAAACCGCCCAAACCCAAACCTGTCAGCTTGCCCGCTCTCACAACAGGCCAAAGCATCGAGCAGACATTCATCCAGCAAATGGACCCCATTGTTGCAGCGATCCTGCACAATTGGCACGTCATGACGCAAAGCCCCAATCCAGAAGGACCGCATCAACTGCGGATCAATCTGCGCCTGCTTCGCAGCCTGTTACGAGCCTTTCGCCCGGTGATCGACGGCCCGCCGCTGCGTGCCCTCGACAAGAAGGCACGCACTCTGTCGCGGCATGTGGGACAACTGCGCGACATGGATGTGCTGGTCGAAGACATCTATTTGCCCGTCGTCGCGCAAACTGACGGGGATTTGAGCAACGAGCAACGCATCCTGACCGGCCGGCTCAAGCGCTATCGCGACATGGTCCGCAGGCATGTGCTCGAAGAGCTGGAACAATGGTCCCACGCCTCCTTCCAAATCGAGTTGGCACTTTTCACCCGACAGAAAGCCTGGCGCAAATATGTCTCCAAACCAGACAGGAAAGCACCCATCGACGGGTTGGCGGCCAAGGCACTGGACAAATCCCTCGGGCAAGCCAAACGTCATGGTGACCATCTGACGAAACTCACCCCGGATGAACGCCATGCCATGCGCAAGCGCCTCAAGACGCTGCGCTATCAGGGACAGCTCTTCGCCACCCTCTATGACACCGATAAAACCAACGCCTTCAACAAGCGTCTGAAGGCGTTGCAGAAAATCTTTGGCTACATCAATGACGTGGAAATGGCGGAAAAGCTTGGTGCCGTCACCCAATTGGCAGGCGGCAGCGACGAGAGCGATGCAGCCATCGTCGCCCATGTGCTTGAAACGCATCAAACCGAAGCCGATCACGCTTGGCACAAGGCAAAGAAACGCTGGAAACAATTCGACAAGGCCAAGATGTTCTGGCACTGAACCGCAAACCGATACGATCCCGCAAACCAAAAAGGCCCGATCCTGTGATCGGGCCTTTTTGTTTCATATCAGAAGAGACCAGCCTACATCGGCTTATCGACCCCTTTGAGCGCCACATAGATCGCCGGAATCACCAGCACCGTCAGCAGCGTCGAGGAAGCCAACCCGAACAACAGCGAGATGGCCAGCCCCT includes the following:
- a CDS encoding MarC family protein — encoded protein: MLPFDTLLNAFVTLFVTIDPIGLAPIFLAVTSGASKQERFKIGTRAVIVAAGILLTFAFVGQIILSVLGISLPAFRIAGGLLLFFIAFEMVFEKRKERKSKSAEEALSDDEMHDIAVFPLAIPLISGPGAISAVLLLSSQSTNWVEMTSILAIIASVLLLVLLTFAIAGWVEKALGDSGRNILTRLLGVLLSALAIQFIADGVRAMITG
- the tgt gene encoding tRNA guanosine(34) transglycosylase Tgt, translating into MGLGQPLQDPRATEFSFKLLAQDGKARRGEVSMPRGTIRTPAFMPVGTAATVKFMYPGQVRDLGADVILGNTYHLMLRPGAERIDALGGLHKFANWPYPILTDSGGFQVMSLAQLRKMSEKGVEFKSHIDGAKYMMTPERSIEIQCLLGSDIQMQLDECTKLPASEEEIEKAMQLSLRWAERCKVQFGDRPGQAMFGIVQGGDVPRLREESALALKAMDLKGYSIGGLAVGEPQNVMLDMLELTCPILPENKPRYLMGVGTPDDLIEAVSRGVDMFDCVMPTRAGRHGLAYTRFGKINLKNARHKDDHRPLDPESNCPAARDYSRAYLYHLVKSNEALGSMLLTWNNLAYYQALMQGMRDAIEAGRFADHKAEVKEGWARGDLPAL
- the coaD gene encoding pantetheine-phosphate adenylyltransferase, which translates into the protein MSKKVALYPGSFDPITFGHLDIVHRACHLVDELVLAIGVHHGKAPFFTPEERHDLIHAVVSPIAEETETELKVVTFDDLVINAAKRSDATIMIRGLRDGTDFDYEMQLAGINETLAPEVQTIYLPSGSSVRHIAASLIRQVAVMGGDISPFVPDVVKAAFDKKLSS
- the queA gene encoding tRNA preQ1(34) S-adenosylmethionine ribosyltransferase-isomerase QueA; translated protein: MRVDLFDFDLPAENIALRPHDPRDEAKLLLVPPSGAFETHRVLDLADFLQPGDALVFNDTKVIPAEMAGTRVRGDIRAGIHFNLHKREDLATWRAFARPAKKVQLGDRIEFGSHLSARILEKGDAGEVVLQFDAEGASLDAAIAEVGHIPLPPYIASKRAEDERDKTDYQTIYAREEGAVAAPTAGLHFTDRLFDALDAKGIERHFVTLHVGAGTFLPVKADDTEDHVMHAEWGEISPEMAARLNEVHARGNRIIAVGTTSLRLLESATDEAGVVQPFCGDTAIFITPGYRFRAIDGLMTNFHLPKSTLFMLVSAIMGQERMQSAYAHAIKNGYRFYSYGDSSLLLRP
- a CDS encoding VOC family protein, which codes for MSYDIHFPKMRVARSCCDFEAIKAFYCEGLGFALLGSFEGHNGFDGLIIGHPNAPYHLEFTIEHGVTAPRAPDHEALLVFYLPEREEWQKRVDMMRQAGYEAVPSNNDYWDQVGITFEDPDGYRVVLQNRAWST
- a CDS encoding DUF4864 domain-containing protein; protein product: MKHETSSGFADWQTEHSKSAQQDKPAQTKMAMWVRGLFFAALMAVGTIAYSTSSKADDAKAVTANVPDAQTEPDIAPSNLLVLTKVDRAAIQFVVKMHIASLNQQRADLFHKTFTKKTQAAFNSPDEMLIFFSIRYLPVVFAEDFRFSDISLDGSVPIQHGYLTDRRGKRWRLSYGLQNLGDSDWRIISSAIVFAPGDPA
- the gyrA gene encoding DNA gyrase subunit A, with translation MNDSGDGLTVDIKPTSITDEMKRSYLDYAMSVIVSRALPDVRDGLKPVHRRILYSMHENGYEWNKPYRKSARVVGDVMGKYHPHGDSAIYEALVRMTQNFSLRLPLIDGQGNFGSVDGDSAAAMRYTECRLEKVTEAILGDLDKDTVDFLDNYDGSEREPGVMPARFPNLLVNGAGGIAVGMATNIPPHNLGEVIDASIALIDNPALSAEELLEYAPGPDFPTGGIILGRAGIRSYYNTGRGSVMMRGKVDVEEIRKDRMALIVTEIPYQVNKATMIEKIAEAVRDKRIEGISDIRDESDRLGMRVVVELKRDAVPDVVLNQLYRFSQLQTSFGTNMVALNGGKPELMNLRDVLHAFNQFREEVVSRRTKYLLNKARDRAHILVGLAIAVANIDEVIRTIRNAPDPTTARNQLMERRWPATDVADLILLIDDPRHRINDDGTYYLSEEQARAILELRLARLTAIGRDEVGDELNALGEKITDYLDILRSRERIYSIVKQEMLDLKEEFATPRRTEIVEGGADFDDEDLIQREEMVVTVSHAGYIKRVPLSTYRAQRRGGKGRSGMATKDEDFVTRLFVGNTHTPVLFFSSRGIAYKMKVWRLPLSAPQGKGKALINLLPLQQGERITSILPLPEDEESWETLDLMFATISGSVRRNKLSDFKLVNRNGKIAMKFEEGSDDGIVGVETCNADDDVLLTTANGQCIRFPVEDVRIFQSRGSTGVRGIRLEEDDKVISMSILRHFDATPDERSEYLRRASAMRRALTGEETEDGSELEATAVAGAELGDKYAAMDAAEQFVLTISENGFGKRTSSYEYRTSGRGGKGIVAMAVNDRNGPLIASFPAEESDQIMLVTDGGQLIRCPIDGIRIAGRSTQGVTVFKTREGERVVSVEKISEEDHEVEDADELDGDAEGGATPPDAEPSGDES
- a CDS encoding CYTH and CHAD domain-containing protein, whose translation is MSNKTAEELELKIQMDVGELRALQAKAEARAGGDALPAQRRLRSIYFDTADHALRKAGIALRVRDDDGCWIQTIKAKTKVQGGVSNPQESETEIAGPKPQLDQILDGSLRAKVQDATNGALVLPIFETVVERTSFDLHTANGGCVELAIDMGHVFSDKGLQPIGEAELELKYGNVADLLDLAGALFEGQHCRLASRNKATLGYVLIGAESAKPPKPKPVSLPALTTGQSIEQTFIQQMDPIVAAILHNWHVMTQSPNPEGPHQLRINLRLLRSLLRAFRPVIDGPPLRALDKKARTLSRHVGQLRDMDVLVEDIYLPVVAQTDGDLSNEQRILTGRLKRYRDMVRRHVLEELEQWSHASFQIELALFTRQKAWRKYVSKPDRKAPIDGLAAKALDKSLGQAKRHGDHLTKLTPDERHAMRKRLKTLRYQGQLFATLYDTDKTNAFNKRLKALQKIFGYINDVEMAEKLGAVTQLAGGSDESDAAIVAHVLETHQTEADHAWHKAKKRWKQFDKAKMFWH
- a CDS encoding peptidylprolyl isomerase — translated: MAEIKDPENTLIMETTKGKVVIALRTDLAPAHCERLKELAREKFYDGIVFHRVIDGFMAQVGCPHGTGTGGSDKPDLKAEFSTTEHVRGSCSMARAMNPNSANSQFFICFDRAPWLDNQYTYWGDVIEGMENIDEIKRGEPVQDPDSIVSMRVAADV
- a CDS encoding peptidylprolyl isomerase translates to MTLTRRLFLTAGLLATLVWSGSQTAFADEKDNMLYLDTVHGRVVIKMRPDLAPNHVERIKTLARKGFYDGLKFHRVIDGFMAQTGDPRGNGTGGSDLPDLKAEFNARPFERGVVGMARSSSPNSANSQFFIMFNRASWLNGQYTVWGEVTEGMEFIDRLKKGEPPANPDVIVKMQVAADAE